DNA from Cystobacter fuscus DSM 2262:
TTCTCGCCACGGGACTCGTCCGCAACCTGGGGACGATCAGCGCGGAGGGGGCGGGGTTCCGGGGAGGCGTGTTCGTCGGTGACCCCGGTGGGAATGGCTCGACGGGATGCTCGGGTGATGCGGAGTCCCCGCCCAAGGGGGCTCAAAAGGGAGAGGGCATCGCCAATACCTCCTATGGGCCCTCCCATACGGGACGAGGCTACGTGCTCAATGGCGGTGGTGGAGGCGTCTGCTTCAGGTCGGGCGGAGGCGGAGGCGCCAACCATGGCAAGGGCGGCAGGGGAGGGTTCTCCTCCTCCACGGATGGGAGCCGAGGCGTGGGAGGGCGGGCCGGTGCACCCATCGAGGACTATGCGCTTCTCAATCGGTTGATTCCCGGTGGTGGTGGCGGTGCGGGTCATGGCAGCGCGACGTCCGCCCAGCGGGGAGGCAGTGGTGGTGGCGTGGTCTTCATCCGTGCCAACTCCCTTTCTGGCTCGACGGGGAGCATCCTGGCGACGGGATCTTCGGGCTATTACAGCAGCACGGATGCTGCGGGTGGTGGTGGTGCGGGTGGCAGCATCCATCTGCGCCTGGCCACGAGCGCGATCTGCGGTGACATCGATGCCAGCGGTGGCAACGGAGGAAGCCCCAATACCAAGCAGGTCGGTCCGGGTGGTGGTGGCGGTGGCGGCGTCATCCTGTTGCAGGCCTCCAAGCGCACGGGCTGCGTGGCCGATAGCAACAGCGTCCTGGGCGGCTTGTCGGGCAGTCAGAAGGATTCCTCCGCGCCTGGAGGGGTGTCGTACGGTGCGGAAAGTGGCGCGGGCGGCCGGGTCGAGACGATCGATCGGGGCTTCGCCATGCTCGACGTGCCCACGGTGAGCGCGCCCGCCAACGGCGCCTATACGGACAGCGCGCGCCCCAATGTCTCGGGCACGGCCACGCCCAACACGACCGTGGTCATCTACATCGATGGCAAGGAGGCGCGCCGGGGAACCTCCGACGCGGCGGGTGGTTACGGCGTGGTGCTGTTGGATGCCCTCACCCAGGGGGCTCATACCGTCCAGGCCGCGACGGAGCTGGACGGGGTCCAGAGCCTCAAGAGCACGGCGAATGCCTTCACCGTGGACACGCTCCTTCCGGATGCGCCCGCCGTGACGGTGCCGGGCGAGGGCGACTTCGTCATCACGCTCCGTCCCGTCATCCAGGGCACGGCCGAGGCCGGTAGCACGGTGTCGATCTACCTGGACAACCGGTCTCCGGTCACCGTGGCCGCGAGCGACACGGGGGAGTGGACGTATACGCCGGATTTCGACCTGGCGCAGGGGGCCCACACGGTGAAGGCCACGGCCACGGACACGGCGGGCAATGTCAGCCCCGAGTCCAATGTGCGCGGCTTCAACGTGGACACCCTGGTGCCCGCCGCTCCGGTGGTGAGCACGCCCGCCCAGGATTCCCATTCCAAGAACCCGCGTCCCGCCATCACGGGCACCGCCGAGTCGGGGACCACCGTCACGATCTACCTCGATGGCGTGGCGCTGGGCACGGCGCCGGTGACGGCGGGCTCCTGGAGCTATGCGCTCACCAGCGATCTGTCGGACGACACGTATGACGTGAAGGCCACGGCCAGGGACGCGGCGGGCAACGTCAGCCCCGAGTCCACTCCCCACACCTTCACCATCGATACGGTGGCCCCCGCGGCACCGGTCGTGTCGACGCCCACCGAGGGTGCGTATGTGACCACTCCCGTCCGCATCGCGGGCACGGCCGAGGCGGGCAGCACCGTGACGGTCCTCGTCGATGGCGTGCCCGTGGGGGTCGCCACCGCGAACGCCTCGGGTGAGTGGACCTATGAGACCAGCGCGGTGCTGGATGGTCCCCTCGAGGTGAAGGTCACGGCCACGGACGCGGCGAACAACACCGGCTCCGAGTCCAACACGCGCACCTTCATCGTGGACGCGACGGTTCCGGTGGCGCCGGTCGTGAGCACTCCGGCCGACGGAGCGTTCGTCAATACGCGCACGCCGGTCATCACTGGCACGGCCGAGGCCGACACCACGGTGACGGTGTATCTCAACGGCTCGGTCGTGGGCACCGCGCCGGTGGATGGCACGGGGGCCTGGAACTTCACCACGGCGGAGCTGACGGACGGAGCGACGTACACGGTGAAGGTGACGGCCAAGGACGCGGCGGGCAACATCAGCCCCGAGTCCAACACCCACACCGTCCACGTGGACGTGACGGTTCCAGTGGCGCCCGTGGTGACCGCGCCTGACGAGGGCACTCTGTTCAACACGCGCACGCCGGTCATCACCGGCACGGCCGAGGCGGGCACCACGGTGACGGTCTACCTCGACGGCTCGGTCGTGGACACCGCGCCGGTGAACGCCCTGGGCAACTGGAGCTTCACCACGGCGGAGCTGTCGGACGGGACGTACACGGTGAAGGTGACGGCCACGGACGCGGCGAACAACACCAGCCCCGAGTCCAACACCCGCACCTTCCGCGTGGACGCGACCGCTCCCGCGGCTCCTGTCATCACCGCTCCGGCCGACGGCGCGCTCATCAACACTCGCGTCAACGTCATCACGGGCACGGCCGAGGCCGGCACCACGGTGACGGTCTATCTCAACGGCTCGGCCGTGGGCACCGCGCCGGTGGATGGCGCGGGGGCCTGGAGCTTCACGACGGCGGAGCTGACGGACGGGACGTACACGGTGAAGGCAACGGCCACGGACGCGGCGAACAACACCAGCCCCGAGTCCAGCACCCGCACCTTCCGCGTGGACGCGACCGCTCCCGCGGCTCCTGTCATCACCGCTCCGGCCGACGGCGCGCTCGTCAACACACGCATCAGCATCATCATGGGGACGGCCGAGTTGGGCACCTGGGTGACGGTGTACCTCAACGGCTCGTCCGTGGGCACCGCGCCGGTGGATAGCGTGGGCAACTGGAGCTTCAGGACGGCGCAGCTGGCGGACGGCACGTATGCGGTGACGGCCCACGCCACGGATGCCGGGGGCAACGACAGCCCCGTGGCTCCCGCGCACCACTTCACCGTGGATGCGAGTGCGCCGGAGACGTTCATCGTCACCCATCCCCCGGAGTTCTCCGCGAGCACGGACGCGGCCTTCACCTTCCGCGCGGAGGATGCGTCGTTGCCCGTGACGTATGTGTGCACCCTGAACGGTCAGTCCATTGCGTGCACGGAGTCGCTGGCGCTCACCGTGATCGAGGGCACGCACACGCTCACGGTCAGCGCGGTGGATGCCCTGGGCAACAGGGATGCGACTCCGGCTTCCTTCTCCTGGACCGTGGACACCGTCGCGCCCGAGGCCCCGGTGGTGGTGACTCCGGCGGAGGGCGCCGAACTGGAATCCGACTCGCCCGTGGTCATCAGCGGCACCTCGGAGCCGGGCAGCACCGTGACGCTCCTGCTGGATGGGCAGGAGTTCGTGGTGAATGCGAATGACGTGGGCGAGTGGAGCTACACCGCCAGCGGACTCGCCTCCGGCCCCCACCAGGTGACGGCCCGGGCCAGGGACGCGGCCGGCAATGTCGGCCCCGAGTCGGCCCCGCGCTCCTTCACCGTGCTGGACAGCTCGCGCATGCCGGACACGGAGATCTCCTCGGGCCCGTCGGGCTCCACCCCGGAGCGAGACGCGACGTTCACCTTCGGCTCGCAGCAGGGCGTGTCGTTCGAGTGCAGCCTGGACGGCGCGGAGTTCGCTCCCTGCACCTCGCCGGTGACCTACACCGACCTGGCGGAGGGCGAGCATACGTTCCAGGTGCGCGCCCGTGATGCCCGCGGCATCGCGGATGGCACTCCGGCTTCCCGAACGTGGACCGTGCGCGAGGCGGACATCGCCTACCTCGGCGGCGGGTTGGGCTGCTCGGCCTCGGGCGGTGACTCCTCGCTCGTGCTGATGGCCCTGGGCTCGCTGCTCGCGATGGCTCGCCGCCGCCGCGCCGCTCGCTGAGTCCCCCTCCGCCGTGACGGGAGGCCGGGTTCCTCTTCCATCGTGGGGAAGCGGGGCCCGGCCTTCTTGCTTCCCGCTCAATGCACGTGCTGGGACAGGGCGTGGGGCTCGGGGGGCGTGGGGTTGACGGCGGACAGCAGCGGCAGGGCCACGTAGAAGGTGGAGCCCCGGCCCAGCTCGCTCTCCACCCAGATGCGGCCCCCGTGGCGCTCCACGATGTCGCGGCTGATGTAGAGCCCCAGTCCCAGTCCGCCGTAGGAGGTGATGGAGACGTTGCGCGCGCGGAAGTAGCGCTCGAAGAGCTGCTCCTGCTGATCCTTCGGGATGCCAATGCCCTCGTCCGACACGGTCAGCAGCGCGAACTCCCCGCGCACCTCCAACGCCACGCGCACGGTGCTGATGTCGGGGCTGTACTTGAGGGCGTTCTCCAGCAGATTGGCGATGACCTGCTCGAGCCGGAACGTGTCACCCCGGATGCGCACCGGCTCCTCCGGGTGCGAGTAGTCGACGCGGTGCTGGCCGCGCTCGGCGTCCATGCTGCCCAGCGCCCGCTCCACGATCATGTCCATGCGCGTGGGCTCGAAATGCAACGCGAGCCTTCCCGCCTCGATGCGCGAGGCATCCAGCAAGTCATTGATGAGGGCGGTGAGCCGCATGAGGTGCTGGCGCGCGTGGCGCAGCAGGGCGGGGTCCACCGGTTCCTGCCGCTCCAGCCGGCGCTCCAGGCCCGCCAGCCGCAGCGACAGCGGGGTGAGGGGCGTCTTGAGTTCGTGCGAGGCGATGGTGAGGAAGTCGTCGCGCACGCGGATGGCCTCCTGGGCCTCGCGCAGCAGCCGGGTGCGCTCGCTCTCCGCGTGGCGCTGCTCGGTGATGTCCTCGACGATGCCCACGCCGCCCTCCACCTCGCCATGCTCCCCGATGCATGGGGCCAGGTGGACGCGCACGGGCGTCACCTTGTCCGTGGTGGTGGAGTGGTAGTCCCCCTCGTAATAGGCATGGCGCCCGTCGAGCACGTCGCGCACGCAGTCCGCCAGCGGTCTGTCCGGCAGCGACAGCAGGCGCAACCCGATGATGCGGGGCCGGGCCGCGCCGATGATGCGCGCGAGGTAGTCATTGCACGCCAGGAGGGTGGAGGTCGCGTCGAAGTGGAACAGGCCCAGGGGGGCGTTGTCGAAGACGAGCTGGTGGGCGCGCTGCCCGGACGTGACCTCGGCGGGGCGCCGCACGAGCACGCTGATGTATTCCTCGCGCTCCTGGCCGGAGCACCCGACCGTCACGTCGACCTCCTGCGGCGACCCGTCGCCGCGCAGGAGGAAGGTCCGCACGGGCTGCCCGCTCCGGTCCTTGGTGAGCAAGGCATGAAGGAAGGAGCGCTCGCCGGACGCCTTCGGGCGCACGGGGAGCAGGCGCGAGAAGGGCTGCCCCACGAGCTGCCCCGCGCTCCAACCCAGCAGGCGTTCGGCGGCGGGATTCAGGTAGCGCACGCGCTCGCCCGCGTCGCAGGCCACGAGCGGATCCGCCAGCGCATCCATCCATCGCCGTGTGTCATCTCCAGACATGCCTCCTCCCGAAAGGGCGGCCTCTTTGATGGGTAGGGTGGAGATGGCCCGGCTGTGCCGTGAGCCCTCCCAGGCGAATCCACGGCGCATCGTGTCCCCGCTCGGGCGGCGAGCGAGCGGACGTGGGAGGGGACTTCACGGCGCGGGGGGAGCGGACGCCTCGGCTCGCGCGGCCGGGGGCTCCATCTGGAAGCGCGCGATGAGGGGCATGTGGTCCGACAGCCCATGGAAGCGGCTGCGCGTGTCGCCAAAGGCGTGGGTGCCGTCGGTGTCGAGCCACCGCACCCGCTCGCCGGCGAAGATGTGGTCCAGGTGCATGCGCATGTGCATGAAGCCCGCGGTGGGGAAGCCCCGGGAGGCGCGCGGATCGATCTGCCCCACCGCCGCCTGGGCACTGGTGAAGCGCGCCTCGTCACAGAAGAACTGGTAGACGGGCGAGGCCGGGGGCGAGTTGAAGTCCCCGCAGATGACGAAGGGCTCGCCCCGTGCGTGGTGCTGCACGAGCGCGGCGAGGGCACGCGCCTCGTGGAGCTGGTTGATGCCGTTGCCCATCTTGTCCCGGGTGGCCCAGAAGGAGCGGGCGAAGGGCGTGGGCAGGCTCAGGTGGGTGTTGAAGACATGCAGGGGCAGCCCATCCTCCTGGCGCACCAGGCGCATGTGGGCGCAGATGCGGCTCTGCTTGCGCTCGCGCAGCATCTGCACGTGGTGGTGGGTGATGCGGTGGGGGGCGTCCACGTTGTGGGTGTCCACCGAGAGCCGCCGGGTGTTGACGAGGATGGCCAGGCCCGTGGTGTAGAGCGAGAAGTCGCGCACCCCGTAGCGGTGGGCGCGGAAGTAGAAGGCCTCGTAGGGCATGGGGCGGTTGAGGAGGGCGAAGGTCTCCTCCATGCGGCCCATGAAGGCCTCGAGCTGGGTCTCGTCGGGGCGGGCGGGGCGATGGGCGACGCTGCTGCGGAACGACTGCGTCTCCACCTCCTGCAGGCAGATGATGTCGGGCAGGGGCTCCAACGTGGCCAGCGCGGCGGCCACCCGCCGCTTGGGCCCCAGCGTGCTGGCGAGACCCCGCAGGGCGTGCCCGAAGTAGCGCACGTTGTAGCTGACGATGCGGAGACTGTCGGTCATGCTCATCACCCACGCCGCGTGGAAGAAGGACGCCCGTAGGAAGGTAGGACCTGCCCTGGCCTGGGGGGAGGGGCATGGGGGCAGGCATCCAAGGGGGCGAAGGGTGAGCCGCCGGAGGCGGGGGTGGACTCGTCTACCAGGCGGGCGGGCGGGACGAGGGGGTGTTAAAGGAGTCGGCACGCCATGACGCCTCCTCCTTCCCGCTTCCACGGAACCGATACCTACCTCTCCAGCGAGGGCCTCCAGGCCGCTGTCAACTGCGCGCTGACGCTCCAGCGTCCGTTGCTGGTGCGCGGTGAGCCGGGCACGGGAAAAACCCTCCTGGCCGAGGCCGTGGCCCAGAGCCTGGGCCTGCGCCTGCTCACCTGGCACGTGAAGAGCACCACGCGTGCCCAGGACGGGCTCTACGTCTACGACACCGTGCAGCGCCTGTATGACTCGCGCTTCGGCGACGGGGACGTGCGCGACATCCGCCGCTACATCCGCCTGGGGCCGCTGGGCGAGGCGTTCGCCTCGAAGGAGCGCGTGGTGCTGCTCCTGGACGAGGTGGACAAGGCCGACGTGGAGTTCCCCAACGATCTGCTCCACGAGTTGGACCGGATGCGCTTCCGCGTCACGGAGACGAACGAGGACGTGGTGGCCACGCACCGTCCGGTGGTCATCATCACCAGCAACAACGAGAAGGAGCTGCCGGATGCCTTCCTGCGCCGGTGCGTCTTCCACTTCATCGACTTCCCGGACCAGGAGCTGATGCGGCGCATCGTCGAGGTGCACCACCCGGACCTGGACGCGTCGCTCACGGAGCAGTCGCTCAAGGTGTTCTACGAGCTGCGCAACTTCACGCGGCTGCGCAAGCGCCCGTCCACGAGCGAACTGGTGGACTGGATCGCCGTGCTCAAGGCCAACGGTGTCACCCAGGTGAAGCTGGACGAGCAGTTGCCCTTCCTGGGGGCGTTGATCAAACGTGAGCAGGACTTGATGGCGGTGGCGGACGCGTTCGGGCGCGGCCGGCGGACGAAGGCCTGAGCGGAGCGACCATGTTCCTGCCCTTCCTCTACGAACTGCGGCGGCGCGGGGTGCCGGTGGGCGCGCACGAGGCGATCTCCCTCGCGGGGGCGCTGAAGGCGGGGCTGCATGACAGCTCGCTGGATGGCTTCTACCACGTGGCGCGCGCGCTGCTGGTTCACTCGGAGACGCACCTGGATGCCTTCGATCAGGCCTTCCTGGCGCACTTCAAGGGAGTGGAGGCGGCGGGGCAGCAGCTCACCGAGGAACTGCTCGAGTGGCTCAAGGAAGCGCGCGAGCGGCGCGAGCTGACGCCGGAGGAGCGGGCGCTGCTGGAGCAGTTCGACGTGGAGGAGCTGGAGAAGCTCTTCCAGCGGCGGCTGGAGGAGCAGCGCGAGCGGCACGACGGCGGGACGAAGTGGATTGGGACGGGGGGCGCGTCGCCCTTCGGGCACTCGGGGCAGCCGCGCGAGGGCTTCCGGGTGGGAGGCCCCGCGGGCAGTGGCAGCAAGCAGGCGATGCGGCTGGCGGGGGCGCGGGCGTACCAGGGCTACCGGGGCGACGTGGTGCTGGACACGCGGCAGATGGCGGTGGCGCTGCGCAAGCTCCGGGCCTTCACGCGCGAGGGCGCGCCGGACGAGCTGGACGTGGAGGGCTCCATCGCGGCGACGGCGAAGAACGCGGGCGAGCTGGAGGTGGTGACGCGTCCGCCGCGCCGGCCCAACACGCGCGTGGTGCTGATGATGGACGTGGGCGGCTCGATGGATCCGTACGCCCACCTGGTGAGCCGGCTGTTCTCGGTGGCGAAGCAGGCCACGCACTTCAAGGAGCTGCGCACCTACTACTTCCACAACTGCGTGTATGGCCGCGTGTTCGAGAACGCGACGCTGACGGGGGGCATCAGCGTGCCGGACCTCATTGGACAGGTGGGGCGGCACTACAAGCTGGTGATGGTGGGGGACGCGCTCATGGCGCCCTACGAGCTGACCCTGCGCACGGACGTGGAAGGCCGCTATGCGTTGGAGAACGGCAAGGAGGGGCTGGTGTGGCTGATGGAGCTGGCACGGCACTTCGAGCGCAGTGCGTGGCTCAACCCCGAGCCCATCCAGACGTGGAGGGGCAACACCATCGCCGCCGTGCGCAACGTGTTCGACATGTTCCCCCTGACGCTCGACGGGCTGGGCGAGGCGGTGGGGCACCTGACCAAGGGGAAGATGGTGCGCGGCCGGAAGTAGGGGCCGCGCGGGTTGAGGCTCAGACTTCCTCGTCGGGCAGGAGCGTGCGCAGCAACTCGTCGTCAGGGCCGAGCGGGCGCCAGCCGGGCGGTGGCGGCGTGGTGCGGAGTGCTGCCCTGGCCTGCATGACCCGTTCCTTGTGGGTTTCAGGAGTGAAGCTGGTCCACATGGCGAAGGACTGGGCCACCGTGAAGCGGGATGAGTCGTCCAGTACGGCGGGCCAGCCCTCGGGGAGATGCTGCGACAAGAGGCGCACGAGTACATCGCGCACGAATCGTGTGACCTGCTTGCGCTGCTCTGCTTCGGCCAGCAACCCGCCCAAGAGCTGAACCCCGGCGACGTCCTCCTCGCCCAGCTCCTCGGCGAGCACATGCAAAGGCACGGCGGGACGCGCCTCCGCGAAGGCCGTGAGCGAGTCGAAACCACGCTCACGAACCCGCTCGTACAGACGGACCCTCCAGTTGCCCTGCCAGGCACTCCCCTCGGTCATGGTCCTCTCCCGGGGACGAAGTTGATCGAGATTTAGGAGGATGATGGTGCGCGGCCGGGAGTAGGGGCCGTGCGACGCCGCCCTCTCGAGTCACCCCGTCACTGCACCAGGAACGTGTTCGACTCGCCCTGGTTGCCGGCGATGTCGGTGACGAGGATGACCACGTCCGACTGGATGGAGTTGACCACGACCTGCTGTGTGAGGACCCCATCCACGAAGGGCTCGCTCACGCGCGGGCCGATGGTGCCGCCAGCCCCTGTTTCCAGGCGCACGTTGCCGTGGAACGCCGCCGCGTTGGCGCCGGTCGCGCGCACCGTCAGCGTGAAGGGCTCCAGGCGCTTCTGCGGGCCGATGGGGTCGACGCTGTAGCCCTCCGGCCACTCCCCCTCGACGACGGTGAGACCGCCCGGGCGCACGGTGGTGCGGCCGTCCCCGAGAGTCACCTTCACGTCGTAGCTGCCGGGCGTGAGCACCGATGGAACGCGGGTGGAGATGACGCCCTCGGGCGAGACGGCGAGCGTGGGCACCTCGAGCGTCCCGATGCGCACCGACACCTGGGTGTCCACCCCGACGGTCCCCTTGTCGTAGTCGACCGTCGCGGGCAGGACCAGCTCGGCGTCGACGGCGAGCGCCGTGGCTTCGCTCGCGCGCATCTCCGACGGCGAGACCGAGCGGATGGCCGGCTCCGGCCAGTCCCGGCAGGCCAGGGGCAAGACCAGCGCGGCGATGGTGACGAGCTTCCTCATGGCAGCTGATACCTCACACCCAGGAGCCCCTGCACACCCGTCGAGCGCCCGAGGACAAAGGGGATGTTCGCCTCGCCGAACCCCACCCTCGCGTCGAGGAACGGCTCGAGCGCCCCCAGGGGAAAGCGCAGCTGGGCTCCCGCGAGCAATTCCCAGCCGACCGCCGAGCGCACGGAGCTCGCGGAGAAGTCGCTGGAGAGGTGGTGCAGCGCCAGGAGCGGCCCCACGCCGACGCGCACGTCCACGCCGAGGTGAGCCATCCGCACGAGGTTCATCCGCCCGACCGCGGTGAGTGGGATGGAGTGCAGGGCGGAGACCGCCACTCCGGTGCCGGGGATGTCCTCGCGGAAGCGCGCCAGCCGCCAGCCGAGCTCCACGTCGATGGAGAAGCGACCCCAGCCGGGAGGCGTCAGGGTGAGCTGCGCCGAGCCCTGGGGGCCTCGGTTGAAGCCACCGCCGTAGAACCCGCCACCCGCGAGCGCGAGGGAGTAGCGCATCTGCTGCGCGGGCTGCGTTGCGGCCGGTCGGGTCCCGGTGCGCGAAGGCACCTCCCGTGCGGGCGCCTTCGGCTTCTTGCGGGAGGTTCCGCGGGGGGACCCCTCCGGAGCAGCCACGGCTGGGGTGGAGCAGAGCAAGAAGAGGAGCGAGAGCCAACGCATGGAGAGGGTGGTCCGCGGGGGTCGACGCCGCAGACATGGTAGAAGAGAACCCAGTCGGCGGTGGTTGTCGAGCCCCATCGTGCTCGTCACCTGAGGCAGCGGCGAGGGGTGAGTCAAAGAAGGAGCGGACGCTGCGCGTGGAAC
Protein-coding regions in this window:
- a CDS encoding AAA family ATPase is translated as MTPPPSRFHGTDTYLSSEGLQAAVNCALTLQRPLLVRGEPGTGKTLLAEAVAQSLGLRLLTWHVKSTTRAQDGLYVYDTVQRLYDSRFGDGDVRDIRRYIRLGPLGEAFASKERVVLLLDEVDKADVEFPNDLLHELDRMRFRVTETNEDVVATHRPVVIITSNNEKELPDAFLRRCVFHFIDFPDQELMRRIVEVHHPDLDASLTEQSLKVFYELRNFTRLRKRPSTSELVDWIAVLKANGVTQVKLDEQLPFLGALIKREQDLMAVADAFGRGRRTKA
- the agmC gene encoding adventurous gliding motility protein AgmC; translation: MKNTLFTKWLAAALWVLALGSTAALAEPDTFYLGDGHNGPFTADPESIVNSYAQVVSPLLEGDTEIIVGNCTPAPCFSGGDLVMVFQTTGFLGTPQVEEPATSTSLNNTEVGRWELARVDSVSGTTLKLRAPLIRGYAAQVTQIIRVPEFTSVTVGPDNFILAKPWDGKVGGVVAFLATGLVRNLGTISAEGAGFRGGVFVGDPGGNGSTGCSGDAESPPKGAQKGEGIANTSYGPSHTGRGYVLNGGGGGVCFRSGGGGGANHGKGGRGGFSSSTDGSRGVGGRAGAPIEDYALLNRLIPGGGGGAGHGSATSAQRGGSGGGVVFIRANSLSGSTGSILATGSSGYYSSTDAAGGGGAGGSIHLRLATSAICGDIDASGGNGGSPNTKQVGPGGGGGGGVILLQASKRTGCVADSNSVLGGLSGSQKDSSAPGGVSYGAESGAGGRVETIDRGFAMLDVPTVSAPANGAYTDSARPNVSGTATPNTTVVIYIDGKEARRGTSDAAGGYGVVLLDALTQGAHTVQAATELDGVQSLKSTANAFTVDTLLPDAPAVTVPGEGDFVITLRPVIQGTAEAGSTVSIYLDNRSPVTVAASDTGEWTYTPDFDLAQGAHTVKATATDTAGNVSPESNVRGFNVDTLVPAAPVVSTPAQDSHSKNPRPAITGTAESGTTVTIYLDGVALGTAPVTAGSWSYALTSDLSDDTYDVKATARDAAGNVSPESTPHTFTIDTVAPAAPVVSTPTEGAYVTTPVRIAGTAEAGSTVTVLVDGVPVGVATANASGEWTYETSAVLDGPLEVKVTATDAANNTGSESNTRTFIVDATVPVAPVVSTPADGAFVNTRTPVITGTAEADTTVTVYLNGSVVGTAPVDGTGAWNFTTAELTDGATYTVKVTAKDAAGNISPESNTHTVHVDVTVPVAPVVTAPDEGTLFNTRTPVITGTAEAGTTVTVYLDGSVVDTAPVNALGNWSFTTAELSDGTYTVKVTATDAANNTSPESNTRTFRVDATAPAAPVITAPADGALINTRVNVITGTAEAGTTVTVYLNGSAVGTAPVDGAGAWSFTTAELTDGTYTVKATATDAANNTSPESSTRTFRVDATAPAAPVITAPADGALVNTRISIIMGTAELGTWVTVYLNGSSVGTAPVDSVGNWSFRTAQLADGTYAVTAHATDAGGNDSPVAPAHHFTVDASAPETFIVTHPPEFSASTDAAFTFRAEDASLPVTYVCTLNGQSIACTESLALTVIEGTHTLTVSAVDALGNRDATPASFSWTVDTVAPEAPVVVTPAEGAELESDSPVVISGTSEPGSTVTLLLDGQEFVVNANDVGEWSYTASGLASGPHQVTARARDAAGNVGPESAPRSFTVLDSSRMPDTEISSGPSGSTPERDATFTFGSQQGVSFECSLDGAEFAPCTSPVTYTDLAEGEHTFQVRARDARGIADGTPASRTWTVREADIAYLGGGLGCSASGGDSSLVLMALGSLLAMARRRRAAR
- a CDS encoding vWA domain-containing protein, with the protein product MFLPFLYELRRRGVPVGAHEAISLAGALKAGLHDSSLDGFYHVARALLVHSETHLDAFDQAFLAHFKGVEAAGQQLTEELLEWLKEARERRELTPEERALLEQFDVEELEKLFQRRLEEQRERHDGGTKWIGTGGASPFGHSGQPREGFRVGGPAGSGSKQAMRLAGARAYQGYRGDVVLDTRQMAVALRKLRAFTREGAPDELDVEGSIAATAKNAGELEVVTRPPRRPNTRVVLMMDVGGSMDPYAHLVSRLFSVAKQATHFKELRTYYFHNCVYGRVFENATLTGGISVPDLIGQVGRHYKLVMVGDALMAPYELTLRTDVEGRYALENGKEGLVWLMELARHFERSAWLNPEPIQTWRGNTIAAVRNVFDMFPLTLDGLGEAVGHLTKGKMVRGRK
- a CDS encoding endonuclease/exonuclease/phosphatase family protein; the encoded protein is MTDSLRIVSYNVRYFGHALRGLASTLGPKRRVAAALATLEPLPDIICLQEVETQSFRSSVAHRPARPDETQLEAFMGRMEETFALLNRPMPYEAFYFRAHRYGVRDFSLYTTGLAILVNTRRLSVDTHNVDAPHRITHHHVQMLRERKQSRICAHMRLVRQEDGLPLHVFNTHLSLPTPFARSFWATRDKMGNGINQLHEARALAALVQHHARGEPFVICGDFNSPPASPVYQFFCDEARFTSAQAAVGQIDPRASRGFPTAGFMHMRMHLDHIFAGERVRWLDTDGTHAFGDTRSRFHGLSDHMPLIARFQMEPPAARAEASAPPAP
- a CDS encoding PAS domain-containing sensor histidine kinase, which codes for MSGDDTRRWMDALADPLVACDAGERVRYLNPAAERLLGWSAGQLVGQPFSRLLPVRPKASGERSFLHALLTKDRSGQPVRTFLLRGDGSPQEVDVTVGCSGQEREEYISVLVRRPAEVTSGQRAHQLVFDNAPLGLFHFDATSTLLACNDYLARIIGAARPRIIGLRLLSLPDRPLADCVRDVLDGRHAYYEGDYHSTTTDKVTPVRVHLAPCIGEHGEVEGGVGIVEDITEQRHAESERTRLLREAQEAIRVRDDFLTIASHELKTPLTPLSLRLAGLERRLERQEPVDPALLRHARQHLMRLTALINDLLDASRIEAGRLALHFEPTRMDMIVERALGSMDAERGQHRVDYSHPEEPVRIRGDTFRLEQVIANLLENALKYSPDISTVRVALEVRGEFALLTVSDEGIGIPKDQQEQLFERYFRARNVSITSYGGLGLGLYISRDIVERHGGRIWVESELGRGSTFYVALPLLSAVNPTPPEPHALSQHVH